From Mucilaginibacter rubeus, a single genomic window includes:
- a CDS encoding lysophospholipid acyltransferase family protein, giving the protein MKKLLGFILTPLTAIAFSLCLVIFHPLQWISFRVFGYTAHKKVVDILNLFLLRTFYLLGDTVTFINEQNLPVGRPIIFLANHQSLLDIPPLIYYLRKYHAKFVSKIELTKNIPSISYNLKHGGGANIDRKDQRQAMTELMMLGARMKENNWSAVIFPEGTRSKDGTVKPFHSAGIAAILKKCPDALLVPIAINNAWKVMKYGYFPLNTFTAVTWTVLEPIEPGKTPVAELVLEAENRIKTALA; this is encoded by the coding sequence ATGAAAAAGTTATTAGGCTTTATTTTAACACCGCTAACCGCCATTGCATTTTCCTTGTGTTTAGTTATATTTCATCCTTTGCAGTGGATTAGTTTTCGTGTGTTTGGCTACACTGCGCATAAAAAGGTTGTTGATATACTAAACCTGTTCCTGTTAAGAACCTTTTATTTACTCGGCGATACTGTAACTTTTATTAATGAGCAAAATTTACCGGTAGGCCGCCCTATTATATTTCTGGCCAATCACCAGAGTTTGCTTGATATCCCCCCACTCATCTATTATCTGCGTAAATATCACGCCAAATTTGTTTCTAAGATTGAGCTTACCAAAAATATCCCTTCTATCAGCTATAACCTGAAACATGGGGGCGGTGCTAATATCGACAGAAAAGATCAGCGGCAAGCCATGACCGAATTAATGATGTTGGGCGCGCGGATGAAGGAAAATAATTGGTCGGCAGTAATATTTCCTGAGGGCACCCGTTCAAAGGACGGTACGGTTAAACCATTTCACTCGGCAGGTATTGCCGCTATCCTAAAAAAATGTCCCGACGCCTTGCTTGTTCCAATTGCAATAAATAATGCCTGGAAGGTTATGAAGTACGGCTACTTTCCTCTTAATACTTTTACCGCAGTAACCTGGACGGTGTTGGAGCCCATTGAACCCGGCAAAACTCCCGTAGCTGAACTGGTGCTTGAGGCTGAGAATCGGATTAAAACTGCGTTAGCTTGA
- a CDS encoding cupin domain-containing protein, producing MEIKRNGSQASGKGPAEYFTGSVRIDPLMSPPEPSRVAMALVTFEPGARTAWHTHPFGQTLIVTAGAGWVQREGDAKQNIYQGDVVYFLPNEKHWHGATDTTAMSHIAIQEKLNGSPVDWMEQVSEESYKG from the coding sequence ATGGAAATTAAACGAAACGGCTCGCAGGCATCAGGCAAAGGCCCGGCCGAATATTTTACCGGTTCAGTACGTATCGATCCGCTGATGAGCCCGCCAGAACCTTCACGCGTGGCTATGGCCTTGGTTACCTTTGAACCGGGTGCCCGTACGGCCTGGCATACCCATCCATTTGGGCAAACATTAATTGTTACTGCCGGCGCGGGCTGGGTACAGCGCGAAGGCGATGCCAAACAAAATATTTACCAGGGAGATGTAGTTTATTTCCTGCCGAACGAAAAGCATTGGCATGGAGCCACCGATACCACAGCCATGAGCCACATAGCCATACAGGAAAAATTAAACGGTTCGCCGGTTGACTGGATGGAGCAAGTGAGCGAGGAAAGCTACAAGGGTTAG
- a CDS encoding putative quinol monooxygenase, which produces MKQINIKALLLIILVFLIMIFTNQNASAQQGDKVVHIAKLQIDPAQLDNYKVFLKEQIETAVRVEPGVLTLHAVADKDNPAHITVFEIYADTTAYKAHLQTPHFKKYKIGTKDMVKSLELIVVVPLELQAKGKL; this is translated from the coding sequence ATGAAACAAATAAACATCAAGGCATTGCTGCTAATCATATTGGTATTTTTAATTATGATATTTACTAATCAAAATGCTTCGGCCCAGCAAGGTGACAAGGTTGTGCACATTGCCAAATTACAAATAGACCCTGCCCAGCTTGATAATTATAAAGTTTTCCTGAAGGAGCAAATTGAAACCGCGGTACGTGTTGAACCCGGCGTTTTGACCCTGCATGCTGTAGCAGACAAGGATAATCCGGCTCATATTACTGTTTTCGAAATATATGCCGATACCACGGCCTACAAAGCTCATTTGCAAACGCCACATTTTAAAAAATACAAAATCGGAACTAAGGATATGGTAAAATCACTTGAGCTGATTGTTGTTGTGCCGCTTGAACTACAGGCGAAGGGAAAGCTGTAG
- a CDS encoding ribonuclease H-like YkuK family protein, whose amino-acid sequence MTWRKFSGEVIQSPIMEEVEKAIEREALLGNKLKVCIGTDSQVKGSITDFATVIVFLREKRGAFMFIHQERTSQKMSIKERMLSEVQKSIDIAYKLCDLLDLYDVDLEVHADINTNPMFKSNAALHEAMGYILSMGFVFKAKPEAFASSYCANKIVQ is encoded by the coding sequence ATGACCTGGAGAAAATTCAGCGGCGAAGTAATCCAATCGCCCATTATGGAAGAGGTTGAAAAGGCAATTGAACGCGAAGCCCTCCTTGGTAACAAACTCAAAGTATGTATCGGCACCGACTCTCAAGTTAAGGGATCTATTACAGATTTCGCGACGGTGATCGTATTTCTGCGCGAAAAACGTGGTGCCTTTATGTTCATCCATCAGGAACGCACATCGCAAAAAATGAGCATCAAAGAAAGGATGCTGAGCGAAGTGCAGAAATCAATTGACATAGCTTACAAGCTTTGCGATTTGCTTGACCTGTACGATGTAGACCTTGAGGTACATGCCGACATTAACACCAATCCGATGTTTAAAAGTAACGCGGCCCTGCACGAGGCTATGGGTTACATCCTGAGCATGGGTTTTGTGTTTAAGGCTAAACCCGAGGCTTTTGCAAGTTCATACTGCGCCAACAAAATAGTGCAGTAA
- a CDS encoding sulfurtransferase: MSSLIEINDPALAGKDTILIDARAGQDSYQRYLAGHLKGAIFADLDQHLTTKPEDPAFGGRHPLPNIQEFAVQLGNWGVTPQSHVVVYDDKSGAFAASRLWWMLRAIGHENVQVLNGGLQAAKNAGVELSTEAYTPTPVDPYPVTHEYANTVLIDEAGEAAKDPSRVVIDVRETPRYLGQTEPLDLIAGHIPGAHNLPYTNNLGADGRYLPADELRKAYDAVIGDVAHNEVIVHCGSGVTACHTLLGLDYAGIAGAKLYVGSWSEWSRRDLPIGKEER, from the coding sequence ATGTCGTCATTAATTGAAATCAACGATCCGGCTTTGGCCGGCAAGGATACTATTCTCATTGATGCCCGCGCAGGGCAAGACTCCTATCAGCGTTACCTGGCCGGTCACCTGAAAGGCGCGATATTCGCCGACCTCGACCAGCACCTTACCACTAAACCCGAAGATCCCGCTTTTGGCGGCAGGCATCCGCTGCCCAACATACAGGAATTTGCTGTACAGTTAGGCAACTGGGGTGTTACGCCTCAAAGCCATGTGGTGGTTTATGACGATAAGTCGGGCGCGTTTGCGGCCTCGCGTTTATGGTGGATGCTGCGGGCTATTGGCCACGAAAATGTGCAGGTACTGAATGGCGGTTTGCAGGCGGCTAAAAATGCCGGTGTTGAGCTAAGCACCGAGGCTTACACGCCAACCCCGGTTGATCCGTACCCGGTAACACATGAGTATGCCAATACAGTTTTGATTGATGAAGCAGGCGAAGCAGCCAAAGACCCTTCGCGTGTAGTGATAGATGTTCGCGAAACACCAAGATATTTAGGCCAGACAGAGCCTTTGGATCTGATTGCCGGGCATATTCCTGGCGCTCATAATCTGCCCTATACCAACAACCTCGGCGCGGATGGCAGATATTTGCCTGCCGATGAATTGCGTAAAGCATATGACGCTGTTATTGGCGATGTAGCGCATAATGAGGTGATTGTTCACTGCGGATCGGGTGTTACAGCTTGCCATACTTTGCTGGGTTTGGATTATGCCGGTATCGCTGGTGCCAAGCTTTATGTGGGTTCATGGAGCGAATGGTCAAGAAGGGATTTGCCAATAGGGAAGGAAGAGAGGTAG
- a CDS encoding SRPBCC family protein, whose protein sequence is MKTYILKREQSLPITLNEAWDFFSSPLNLAKITPKDMSFVVTSDYTADTKMYAGMIITYKISPLLGIKMNWMTEITHVDDKKYFVDEQRFGPYALWHHQHHFKEIDGGVHMTDLLHYAIPYGAIGRFANAVFVKSKVEQIFDYRTKVIEDLFGKYLP, encoded by the coding sequence GTGAAAACATACATTTTAAAAAGAGAACAAAGCCTCCCCATCACCCTTAACGAAGCCTGGGATTTTTTTTCGTCCCCTTTAAACCTGGCTAAGATCACGCCGAAGGATATGAGTTTTGTAGTTACATCTGATTATACCGCCGATACCAAAATGTATGCGGGCATGATCATCACCTACAAAATATCGCCATTGCTGGGTATCAAAATGAACTGGATGACCGAGATCACCCACGTTGATGATAAAAAGTATTTTGTTGATGAGCAGCGTTTTGGCCCTTACGCCCTATGGCATCACCAGCACCATTTTAAGGAGATAGACGGAGGTGTACACATGACCGATCTTTTGCACTACGCCATCCCATATGGCGCGATAGGCAGGTTTGCCAATGCCGTTTTTGTTAAAAGCAAAGTTGAGCAGATATTTGATTATCGTACAAAGGTGATTGAGGATTTGTTTGGAAAATACCTGCCGTAA
- a CDS encoding MFS transporter, with amino-acid sequence MKKSLLPLTLGGLGIGTTEFVMMGMLPDIANDFHTSIPVAGHLISAYALGVVIGAPLLVAFTSSYPPKKILTVLMIIFTVFNACSAFAPNHYVLLFSRLLAGLPHGAFFGVGSVVATRLAEKGKQAQAISIMFAGLTIANLLTVPLGTYIGHHYSWRYTFGMIAVIGLLTLIFIQLWLPRLAPNNSGNIRSELTFFRKKQAWLIIGLTAIGTGGLFAWISYIAPLMTEVSKFAASSVPYVLVLAGLGMVVGNVIGGKLADKVSPVKACLILMITMAISLIVIFFVSQNQILSLVMTFITGGLSMAIGSPIQTLMINTAKGAEMLGAAATQAAFNIGNALGAFLGGLPIAWGLGFTSPEIVGVIMASTGALFALTLSRQKVKIVEEEVALAGE; translated from the coding sequence GTGAAAAAAAGTTTACTACCGCTTACCTTAGGCGGCCTCGGCATAGGCACTACCGAATTTGTAATGATGGGCATGCTGCCCGATATTGCCAATGATTTTCATACCAGTATCCCTGTTGCAGGGCACCTTATTTCGGCTTATGCTTTAGGCGTGGTTATTGGCGCGCCACTGTTGGTAGCATTTACCAGCAGCTATCCTCCTAAAAAGATCCTGACCGTATTGATGATCATTTTTACAGTCTTCAATGCTTGTTCGGCCTTTGCGCCAAATCATTATGTGTTGTTGTTTTCGAGGTTGTTAGCCGGCTTGCCACACGGTGCGTTCTTCGGCGTAGGCTCGGTAGTGGCTACCCGTCTTGCCGAAAAAGGTAAACAGGCGCAAGCCATATCCATTATGTTTGCCGGGCTTACCATTGCCAACCTACTTACCGTTCCTTTGGGTACTTATATCGGTCACCATTATTCATGGCGCTATACCTTTGGGATGATCGCTGTAATTGGCTTGCTCACTTTAATATTTATCCAATTATGGCTGCCACGGTTAGCACCCAACAATAGCGGCAACATCCGCTCTGAGCTTACATTTTTCAGAAAAAAGCAGGCCTGGCTTATCATTGGTCTTACGGCTATTGGTACCGGCGGTCTTTTTGCATGGATCAGTTACATAGCCCCGCTCATGACCGAAGTATCTAAATTCGCGGCCAGCAGTGTTCCTTATGTATTGGTTTTAGCTGGTCTGGGCATGGTAGTAGGCAATGTTATTGGCGGTAAACTGGCGGATAAAGTTTCGCCGGTAAAAGCCTGCTTAATATTAATGATCACGATGGCCATATCATTAATTGTGATCTTCTTTGTTTCGCAAAATCAGATCCTGTCGCTGGTAATGACATTTATAACCGGTGGCCTTTCAATGGCCATAGGTTCGCCTATACAAACATTGATGATCAATACAGCCAAAGGTGCCGAAATGCTTGGCGCGGCTGCTACACAAGCCGCTTTCAACATAGGCAACGCTTTAGGCGCTTTCCTGGGCGGCTTACCTATTGCCTGGGGATTAGGCTTTACCTCGCCGGAAATTGTGGGTGTGATCATGGCCTCAACCGGTGCATTATTTGCTTTGACACTGAGCAGGCAAAAGGTTAAGATTGTTGAGGAAGAAGTGGCGTTGGCGGGTGAATAA
- a CDS encoding DeoR/GlpR family DNA-binding transcription regulator: protein MVREERLQIILDHVSKDNKVMLTELSEKLNVSEDTVRRDIKVLADQKLLTAVRGGAVAHSPIPHHYRAREKHDVASKKVIASKVLSFLKDGQVVIFDGGTSTLAVAESLPDDLRITVVTNSFPVANALEDHPTVEVIFAGGRLYKSSFTTIGHETINAFRNIRADLCIFGICSVHPTIGITTRDYEEAEIKKTMIEISKETIALSTLEKINKADSYYIGPVTELATIITDVSPDDEQLSTYREAGINIF from the coding sequence ATGGTAAGAGAAGAAAGACTCCAGATCATTTTAGATCACGTATCAAAAGATAACAAGGTTATGCTTACCGAACTGAGCGAAAAACTCAATGTTTCGGAAGATACCGTACGCCGCGACATCAAAGTACTGGCCGATCAAAAGCTGCTAACCGCGGTAAGGGGCGGCGCGGTGGCCCACTCCCCCATTCCGCATCATTACCGGGCAAGGGAAAAGCACGACGTAGCATCCAAAAAGGTGATCGCATCTAAAGTGCTCAGCTTTTTAAAAGATGGACAAGTGGTAATTTTTGATGGCGGTACATCAACACTGGCTGTAGCCGAAAGCCTGCCCGACGATTTAAGGATCACCGTAGTTACCAACAGCTTTCCGGTAGCAAACGCGCTGGAAGACCATCCAACAGTTGAAGTGATATTTGCAGGCGGTCGGCTATATAAATCATCATTCACCACCATCGGCCACGAAACCATCAACGCGTTCAGGAACATCCGGGCCGATCTGTGTATTTTCGGGATCTGTAGCGTGCATCCTACCATAGGCATTACCACCCGCGATTACGAAGAGGCGGAGATCAAGAAAACGATGATCGAAATATCAAAGGAAACCATTGCGCTATCCACCTTAGAAAAAATAAACAAAGCCGATTCTTATTACATAGGCCCGGTTACAGAACTGGCCACTATCATTACCGATGTATCTCCCGACGACGAACAACTATCGACATACAGGGAAGCAGGCATCAACATCTTTTAA
- a CDS encoding 5' nucleotidase, NT5C type, whose protein sequence is MKLHERKTIAIDMDGVMADVEPQLIKYYEQLYGITTTLEAINGLSHAEAFPLDAATKASLNLPGFFRTLPVMPGAVEAVKKLMEDYEVYIVSAATEFPLSLFEKLEWLQEYFPFIGWRNIVLCGDKSIIHTDYMIDDHCKNLDYCSGKAIMFNAHHNKHEHQHVRVHNWDEVLNLFETEKSAADLV, encoded by the coding sequence ATGAAATTGCATGAAAGAAAAACTATCGCAATCGACATGGACGGCGTTATGGCCGATGTCGAGCCGCAACTGATCAAATATTATGAGCAGTTGTATGGTATTACAACAACCCTTGAAGCTATTAACGGTTTATCGCATGCAGAGGCTTTTCCGCTGGATGCTGCAACAAAAGCTTCTTTGAACCTGCCGGGTTTTTTCCGCACATTGCCTGTGATGCCCGGCGCTGTTGAAGCTGTTAAAAAGCTGATGGAGGATTATGAGGTATACATTGTGTCGGCTGCTACCGAGTTTCCATTATCATTATTCGAGAAGTTGGAATGGCTTCAGGAGTATTTTCCTTTTATCGGCTGGCGTAATATTGTGCTGTGTGGCGATAAAAGCATTATTCATACCGATTACATGATAGATGATCATTGCAAAAACCTTGATTATTGCAGCGGTAAGGCCATCATGTTCAACGCGCATCACAATAAGCACGAACACCAGCACGTACGCGTTCACAATTGGGACGAAGTATTAAACCTGTTTGAAACGGAAAAATCCGCTGCTGATTTGGTGTAA
- a CDS encoding acetylxylan esterase, whose amino-acid sequence MNCFNFLITIKFKPYYLVLAVCFLLFNGARPVLAQDKEDGEEVSTVLNINDKNGTFSSTASFSFEIKNNHDTNQEGTISYIITTEKGQVIKTLSKPVNLAKKSTSKYDFDVPGLKAGFYKLNMMINVSDYDDTTRRAFGIKPDDIRSQYAKPADFDQFWQTAKDELAKVKPNYKLTELPDRQTENRKVYQIEMKSLDDILIRGFMTVPITKNKDKKFSVLLGLPGYQVNLQPIVGDDPDLVIITLNTRGQGTSKDVVHTERDAFISYHIEDKNKYVMRGVIMDCVRAVDFIFAQPNLRHDQILASGGSMGGFLSLAVSGLDHRIALCSAQNPIMSDVHNLVGAVTWPINDIRKYCNSKAGVSFDQVINNLDYYDTKNFASRIKCPTLIGLGLLDPFVPPANGYAVYNSLNGDKHMIIFKNLGHEVSVEYKEYEGRWMRDTFGLF is encoded by the coding sequence ATGAACTGTTTTAACTTCCTGATCACAATTAAATTTAAGCCGTACTATCTTGTTTTAGCTGTATGTTTTTTGTTGTTCAACGGCGCGAGGCCCGTACTGGCCCAGGACAAAGAAGATGGTGAAGAAGTATCAACCGTACTCAACATCAACGATAAGAACGGCACTTTTAGCTCAACCGCGTCATTCAGTTTCGAGATAAAAAACAACCACGACACCAACCAGGAAGGTACCATCTCATACATTATTACTACCGAAAAAGGGCAGGTTATTAAAACACTGTCGAAACCGGTAAACCTCGCCAAAAAGAGCACTTCAAAATATGACTTTGATGTTCCAGGCTTGAAGGCGGGCTTTTACAAGCTCAATATGATGATCAACGTAAGCGATTATGACGATACCACCCGTCGCGCTTTCGGGATTAAACCAGACGATATCAGGTCGCAGTATGCTAAACCTGCCGATTTTGACCAGTTTTGGCAAACCGCTAAAGATGAACTGGCTAAGGTGAAGCCCAACTACAAACTCACCGAGCTACCCGACAGGCAAACGGAAAATCGCAAGGTTTATCAAATTGAAATGAAATCGCTTGATGATATTCTCATCCGTGGTTTCATGACGGTGCCTATCACTAAAAATAAAGACAAAAAGTTTTCGGTACTGCTGGGTTTGCCCGGTTACCAGGTTAACCTGCAGCCCATAGTTGGTGACGACCCGGACCTGGTGATCATCACCCTGAATACCCGCGGCCAGGGAACCAGTAAAGACGTGGTGCATACCGAGCGCGATGCCTTTATCTCCTATCATATTGAAGATAAAAACAAATACGTGATGCGCGGCGTGATCATGGACTGCGTTAGAGCGGTGGATTTTATTTTCGCCCAGCCTAACCTTCGTCATGATCAGATCCTTGCGAGTGGTGGTAGTATGGGCGGCTTTCTGTCACTGGCGGTTTCAGGACTTGATCACCGCATTGCTTTATGTTCGGCACAAAACCCTATCATGAGCGATGTACATAACCTGGTTGGCGCGGTAACATGGCCCATTAACGATATCAGGAAATACTGCAACAGCAAAGCCGGGGTAAGCTTTGACCAGGTGATCAACAACCTTGATTATTACGACACCAAAAACTTTGCAAGCCGGATAAAATGCCCTACACTTATTGGTTTAGGCTTACTTGATCCCTTTGTACCTCCTGCTAATGGTTATGCTGTTTACAATTCATTGAATGGCGATAAGCACATGATCATATTTAAAAATCTGGGCCACGAAGTAAGCGTGGAGTATAAAGAGTACGAGGGCCGTTGGATGCGTGATACATTTGGTTTATTTTAG
- a CDS encoding acetylxylan esterase — translation MKKFNISFTPIIFFAATLLLLSSTNVFAQDKDDSDGEMFIEAKPRNKNGIFKGNDEISYKLNIKSTYKDKQEGKFKYVITTDEGKPVFKDSSDFSIGAGSSKSLNVKVNTKNAGFYHIDFMFNLSAYDDTVRKVFGLNPESITSQLHKPADFDSFWLQTRQQLADVKPQYKVLERKDLSTKYKKVYLVEMKSYDNLLIRGWLVIPTDGRKFPVHYRVPGYVVELKPNMDNDDYIAFDINVRGNGNSKDVVHINTDNYNVTNIEDKNKYIYRGVYMDCLRGLDFLYSHSNLGIDTSKIYVEGGSQGGALAVVTAALDKRVKVLTMQVPLFADIRDNYNISASYKEQVVPFKMFRRYKASRAEFTWDKFFENFDYYDPQNFAPMVKCPVLMGIGLLDQFCPPRCSMSLYNHLGTTNKEWVSVPNSTHEVDLNYFMFQNLWIREKFRIP, via the coding sequence ATGAAAAAGTTTAATATCAGTTTTACCCCCATTATATTTTTTGCAGCAACACTTTTATTGCTATCATCAACCAACGTTTTCGCCCAGGATAAGGATGACAGCGACGGCGAAATGTTCATCGAGGCCAAACCCCGTAACAAGAACGGCATTTTTAAAGGTAATGATGAGATCAGCTACAAGCTTAACATCAAAAGTACTTATAAAGATAAACAGGAAGGTAAATTCAAATACGTTATCACCACCGACGAAGGCAAGCCTGTATTCAAAGATTCATCGGATTTTTCTATCGGCGCCGGTTCCTCCAAAAGTCTTAATGTAAAAGTTAACACTAAAAACGCGGGGTTTTATCATATCGATTTTATGTTTAACCTGTCGGCTTATGATGATACGGTGCGCAAGGTGTTTGGATTAAACCCCGAATCCATTACCTCGCAATTACATAAACCTGCCGATTTTGATAGCTTCTGGCTGCAAACCCGCCAGCAACTGGCCGATGTAAAACCGCAGTACAAAGTTTTAGAGCGTAAAGACCTATCAACCAAATACAAAAAGGTTTACCTGGTAGAGATGAAGTCGTACGATAACCTGCTGATCCGTGGCTGGTTGGTGATCCCTACTGATGGTCGCAAGTTTCCGGTACATTATCGTGTACCCGGCTATGTGGTTGAATTGAAGCCCAACATGGACAATGATGATTATATTGCTTTTGATATCAACGTGCGTGGTAATGGCAACAGTAAGGATGTGGTGCACATTAACACCGATAATTATAATGTTACCAATATTGAGGATAAGAACAAGTACATTTATCGCGGCGTTTACATGGATTGCCTGCGCGGGCTCGATTTCCTTTACTCGCATAGTAACCTTGGTATTGATACCTCAAAAATTTATGTAGAGGGCGGCAGCCAGGGTGGTGCGTTAGCTGTGGTAACCGCCGCGCTTGACAAAAGGGTTAAAGTATTAACCATGCAGGTACCTTTATTTGCCGATATCCGGGATAATTACAATATTTCGGCTTCGTACAAAGAACAGGTTGTGCCGTTCAAAATGTTTAGACGGTATAAGGCTTCGCGTGCGGAATTTACATGGGACAAGTTTTTTGAGAACTTTGATTATTATGACCCGCAAAACTTTGCGCCAATGGTAAAATGCCCCGTGTTGATGGGCATAGGCTTGCTTGACCAATTTTGCCCGCCGCGTTGCAGCATGTCTTTGTATAACCATTTGGGTACAACCAACAAGGAGTGGGTAAGTGTGCCAAACTCAACTCACGAGGTTGACCTGAATTATTTTATGTTTCAAAATCTCTGGATCCGGGAAAAGTTCCGGATTCCATAA
- a CDS encoding acyltransferase family protein, with protein MSQRAQSNYIPALTGVRAMAAYLVFISHFAYVFDEKFPHSVQRFFNEFHIGVTIFFVLSGFLIAFRYFDSFKLSKEWFLQYLKNRVARIYPMYALLTIGAFIAYHFTQNQTVTAGQNPVVMFFMNIVFLRGFFDQFKFTGIAQGWSLTVEECFYFSAPFIFLIATKYKKFYIQPIAVTGLGVSLVLIFSHFNWFGFFGNFTFMMLYTFLGRCFEFFAGIQLALIVRKQKLDGSSKKKFTYLGFFLIFFCVWIMSTLTIPQGYEAGLHNPWGILTNNYFLAISITIFFYGLLTETTLLKKFLAHPFIELLGKSSYIFYLIHLGYMYNFIHQGMNSLNDYVFELYDKWGVDWHSPFEYDSLNLLYAFIVLNIISITLFKLIEEPLNHYIRKSDFLVKHKAVREKSIV; from the coding sequence TTGTCACAAAGAGCGCAATCCAATTATATTCCTGCATTAACCGGTGTGCGGGCCATGGCGGCTTACCTGGTTTTTATCTCGCATTTTGCGTATGTATTTGATGAAAAATTTCCCCACTCCGTGCAACGTTTCTTTAACGAGTTCCATATTGGGGTTACCATTTTCTTTGTGCTTTCGGGCTTTTTAATTGCTTTCCGGTATTTTGACAGTTTTAAATTAAGCAAGGAGTGGTTTCTGCAATACCTGAAAAACCGGGTGGCGCGAATCTATCCTATGTACGCCCTGCTCACTATTGGCGCATTCATAGCTTATCATTTCACGCAAAACCAAACGGTAACCGCAGGACAAAATCCCGTGGTGATGTTTTTCATGAATATCGTTTTTCTGCGTGGCTTTTTCGATCAGTTTAAGTTTACAGGCATAGCGCAAGGTTGGTCATTAACTGTGGAGGAATGTTTTTACTTTTCGGCCCCATTCATATTTCTGATCGCTACCAAATACAAAAAGTTTTATATCCAGCCCATCGCCGTTACAGGTTTAGGTGTTTCGCTGGTGCTTATTTTTAGTCATTTTAACTGGTTTGGTTTCTTCGGCAACTTTACCTTCATGATGCTGTATACCTTTTTAGGCCGGTGCTTTGAATTTTTCGCGGGCATTCAGCTGGCGCTAATTGTTCGTAAGCAAAAACTGGATGGCAGCAGTAAAAAGAAGTTTACTTACCTCGGTTTCTTCCTGATCTTTTTCTGTGTTTGGATCATGTCAACATTAACCATTCCACAAGGCTATGAGGCAGGTTTGCATAATCCATGGGGTATTTTAACCAATAATTATTTCCTGGCTATATCTATAACGATATTCTTTTACGGTTTGCTTACCGAAACTACCCTGCTTAAAAAATTCCTGGCGCATCCGTTTATTGAACTACTGGGCAAAAGCTCGTACATATTTTACCTTATCCACCTGGGATATATGTACAACTTTATACACCAGGGCATGAACAGCCTTAATGATTATGTTTTTGAACTTTATGATAAATGGGGCGTGGACTGGCATTCGCCGTTTGAGTACGATAGTTTAAACCTTTTATACGCGTTCATCGTTTTAAATATCATTTCAATAACGCTGTTTAAATTAATTGAAGAACCGCTTAACCATTACATCCGCAAGTCTGATTTTTTGGTTAAACATAAGGCCGTACGTGAAAAATCGATAGTTTAA